The Psychrosphaera ytuae genome includes a region encoding these proteins:
- the msrB gene encoding peptide-methionine (R)-S-oxide reductase MsrB has protein sequence MAKINKTDQQWREQLTEEQYYVTRQKGTERPFTGELLDETRAGKYICVCCSADLFFSDQKFESHCGWPSFDECKEGSISYLEDHSHGMHRIEIVCSDCHAHLGHVFDDGPTKTGKRYCVNSLSMTFVPL, from the coding sequence ATGGCAAAAATAAATAAAACCGACCAACAATGGCGTGAGCAACTCACTGAAGAACAATATTACGTTACAAGGCAAAAAGGGACTGAAAGGCCTTTTACAGGAGAGTTACTAGACGAAACACGCGCTGGAAAATACATCTGCGTTTGTTGTAGCGCTGATTTGTTTTTTTCGGATCAGAAATTTGAGTCACATTGTGGTTGGCCATCATTTGATGAGTGCAAAGAGGGCAGTATTAGTTATCTAGAAGATCACAGCCACGGTATGCATCGCATCGAGATCGTTTGTTCAGATTGTCATGCTCACTTGGGGCATGTATTTGACGACGGCCCCACTAAAACTGGTAAGCGATATTGTGTTAATTCACTATCGATGACATTTGTCCCGCTGTAA
- a CDS encoding LysR family transcriptional regulator gives MDLASRLLLLLEVEEFGTFAKVSEHRNVDRSVISKQIAKLEDELGVRVLNRTTRSLSLTAAGNEIITQARALRSLLNETKRLAHNYHSEPKGKLKITSATHFGRIYVQPAIIEFQKRFPQLEVELRLDDRIVDMVGEGYDIGFRFGQPKDSSLIARKLARNRLAIVASPDFIKRYKLPTTINDLQTLPCAVYSNSGLVVDSVNYKDDDGIIKSLPLNPAYKVNDPEMLVRAAESGNVFAVISAAMLKDEVLTGSLIPIMTDLNIMDYGALYAVYPHRDSPVKTRLFIEAMKEVIGNRVPVWESFIPNFDTLYGNDESTPAALL, from the coding sequence ATGGATCTAGCCAGTCGATTGTTACTGTTATTGGAAGTGGAAGAGTTTGGTACCTTTGCAAAGGTTTCAGAGCATCGCAATGTTGATCGGTCTGTGATCTCTAAACAAATCGCAAAGCTCGAGGACGAGTTAGGTGTCCGTGTTCTTAACAGAACTACGCGGTCCTTGTCATTGACCGCAGCCGGTAACGAAATAATAACCCAAGCTAGAGCTTTAAGAAGCTTGTTAAATGAAACTAAACGCCTTGCCCATAATTATCACTCAGAGCCCAAAGGCAAACTTAAGATCACTAGTGCGACTCACTTTGGTCGGATATATGTGCAACCCGCTATCATAGAGTTTCAAAAACGATTTCCGCAGTTGGAAGTCGAATTGCGGTTAGACGACCGAATTGTTGATATGGTAGGTGAGGGCTATGACATTGGATTTCGTTTTGGTCAGCCAAAAGACTCAAGTTTGATTGCACGTAAATTAGCTAGAAATAGGTTAGCAATTGTTGCTTCGCCTGATTTTATTAAGCGTTATAAATTGCCGACCACAATAAATGATCTACAAACCCTGCCATGTGCTGTTTATAGCAATTCAGGGCTTGTTGTTGATTCGGTAAATTATAAAGATGATGACGGTATTATTAAATCTTTACCTCTGAATCCGGCGTATAAAGTTAACGATCCAGAAATGTTGGTCAGAGCGGCCGAGTCTGGAAATGTCTTCGCGGTTATTTCTGCTGCTATGCTTAAAGATGAAGTGTTAACAGGGTCTCTCATCCCGATTATGACGGACCTTAACATTATGGATTATGGTGCGTTATACGCTGTGTATCCACATCGAGATTCACCAGTAAAAACCAGGCTTTTTATCGAAGCAATGAAGGAAGTTATCGGAAACCGGGTTCCTGTTTGGGAATCTTTCATCCCTAACTTTGATACGCTTTACGGTAATGATGAATCAACACCTGCGGCTTTGCTTTAG